A stretch of Candidatus Zixiibacteriota bacterium DNA encodes these proteins:
- a CDS encoding multiheme c-type cytochrome, whose protein sequence is MKRTTEGLRSGRGMVVLSVVAFLAAAAFTADWGSGLNAQEGEKKPAAEMKVPGKSDTLLWAEKNFHYVGDKSCKLCHKAEYDSWGLTVHAKAWDVLKPEEQKNAECVECHSIGKSKSDSLLVGVGCESCHGPGSEYKAMKVMKDPKLAAAAGLLPITEATCVRCHNQRSPFYKKFVFAEALKTGVHEHPKKPETK, encoded by the coding sequence ATGAAACGTACAACGGAAGGGCTGCGCTCGGGACGGGGAATGGTCGTGCTGTCGGTGGTGGCGTTTTTGGCGGCGGCGGCATTCACAGCCGATTGGGGCAGCGGTCTCAATGCGCAGGAAGGCGAAAAGAAACCCGCCGCTGAAATGAAGGTTCCGGGAAAGTCCGACACACTGTTGTGGGCCGAGAAAAATTTCCATTACGTCGGCGACAAAAGTTGCAAGCTGTGCCACAAGGCGGAGTACGATTCCTGGGGGCTGACAGTTCACGCCAAGGCGTGGGACGTCCTCAAACCGGAAGAACAGAAGAATGCTGAATGTGTCGAATGCCACTCGATCGGCAAATCGAAATCCGATTCGCTCCTCGTGGGAGTAGGATGTGAATCGTGCCACGGCCCGGGATCGGAATATAAAGCAATGAAAGTCATGAAGGACCCAAAACTCGCGGCCGCCGCCGGACTCTTGCCGATCACGGAGGCCACCTGCGTGCGCTGTCACAATCAGCGCAGCCCCTTCTACAAGAAATTCGTCTTTGCGGAAGCGTTGAAGACCGGCGTGCACGAGCATCCCAAGAAGCCCGAAACGAAGTAG
- the hybB gene encoding Ni/Fe-hydrogenase cytochrome b subunit, with protein MLAPNNHARRVTVRFWTWGTTILGILTGVGALLYLYRLLFGLGAATNLDNQYPWGIWIAVDVASGVALAAGGFTTAALADIFHKEEYHDIVRPALLTAMLGYTFVVVGLLADLGRYYNVWHPMLPGMWQGNSVLFEVGICVMIYLAVLYIEFLPTVVERFSGRVRLPRPLQFLNRFFEAVMEVAGANLRRFISVFIIAGVVLSCLHQSSLGTLMVIAETKMHPIWHTPISPLLFLLSAIAVGFPMVIVESIAAARSFRLKPERRILSSIAGYVPVLLGVYLVVRIVDLTIRGVWGYVTDLSTHSVAFLIEMTVGVLFPMAILVQERWRQSLPALFSAALMVVGGVVINRINVFLVAYEPLYPTRTYFPSWMEIGVTIGLASGLILVYRWFVMTFPVIAAYPAGVAEPVEAKQPVETVSEAAISQDG; from the coding sequence ATGTTGGCCCCGAATAATCATGCGCGCCGCGTCACCGTCCGATTCTGGACATGGGGCACGACGATTCTCGGCATCCTGACAGGGGTCGGCGCATTGCTGTACCTCTACCGCCTTCTCTTTGGATTAGGAGCGGCAACAAATCTCGACAATCAGTACCCTTGGGGAATCTGGATTGCCGTCGATGTCGCCTCCGGAGTGGCACTGGCCGCTGGCGGCTTTACGACCGCCGCATTGGCCGACATTTTTCACAAAGAGGAGTATCACGACATCGTTCGCCCCGCGCTGCTGACGGCGATGCTCGGCTACACATTCGTCGTCGTCGGCCTGCTGGCCGACTTGGGGCGTTACTATAACGTCTGGCATCCGATGCTCCCGGGCATGTGGCAGGGCAATTCCGTGCTCTTTGAAGTCGGCATTTGTGTGATGATTTATCTCGCCGTGCTCTACATCGAGTTTTTGCCCACCGTGGTGGAGCGCTTCAGCGGCCGTGTCCGTCTGCCCCGTCCATTGCAGTTTCTAAACCGATTCTTCGAAGCGGTGATGGAGGTGGCCGGGGCCAATCTGCGGCGCTTCATCTCGGTTTTCATCATTGCTGGCGTCGTCCTGTCGTGCCTGCATCAGTCGTCACTGGGCACCTTAATGGTCATCGCCGAGACCAAGATGCACCCGATCTGGCACACGCCGATCTCGCCACTGCTTTTTCTGCTGTCGGCGATCGCGGTCGGGTTTCCGATGGTCATCGTCGAATCGATCGCGGCGGCTCGATCATTCCGCCTGAAACCCGAGCGCAGAATCCTGTCGTCGATTGCGGGATATGTCCCGGTGCTGCTGGGTGTTTATCTTGTGGTGCGAATTGTCGACCTGACCATCCGTGGCGTCTGGGGATACGTGACCGATCTCTCCACTCACAGCGTCGCCTTCCTCATCGAAATGACCGTGGGCGTGCTCTTCCCGATGGCCATCCTTGTGCAGGAGCGTTGGCGACAATCACTGCCGGCGTTGTTTTCCGCGGCGCTCATGGTCGTGGGGGGCGTGGTCATCAACCGCATCAATGTGTTTCTGGTGGCGTACGAGCCGTTGTATCCGACGCGCACGTACTTCCCATCCTGGATGGAGATCGGTGTCACGATTGGGCTGGCCAGCGGCCTGATCCTGGTGTATCGCTGGTTCGTGATGACGTTCCCGGTGATCGCCGCGTATCCTGCCGGCGTGGCGGAACCAGTGGAGGCGAAGCAGCCGGTTGAGACCGTCTCTGAAGCGGCCATTTCGCAGGATGGGTGA
- a CDS encoding cytochrome bc complex cytochrome b subunit encodes MNANVSKQGVWNWLDERLGLHVVSDLLAHKRVPVHRHTVWYYLGGMTLFCFLIQVGTGILLLLYYRPTAEAAFESVEFIMTEVPFGWLVRSIHSWAANLMIFFAFVHLFSVFLLRAYRRPRELTWISGALLLFLSLAFGFSGYLLPWNQLAYFATKVGTDILGEIPLVGDWLLQIARGGDDVTGATLTRFFGVHVAVLPMLATFFLIVHLVLVQKHGMSVPISQKRKDCPQMPFVPSFALRDLVGWTLALGLLVTLASVFPWELGVKADPLAPAPAGIRPEWFFMFMFQTLKYIPGKVFFIDGELLGILIFAVGGAAMVLVPFLDRKARHEQRNLLFTVIGWGVIVYIVAFTILGYLS; translated from the coding sequence ATGAACGCGAACGTTTCCAAACAGGGAGTTTGGAATTGGCTGGACGAGCGGCTGGGGTTGCACGTCGTTTCTGATCTTCTCGCACATAAGCGTGTCCCGGTTCACAGACACACCGTCTGGTATTACCTCGGCGGGATGACGCTGTTTTGCTTTTTAATTCAGGTCGGCACCGGAATCCTCCTGTTGCTCTACTACCGACCGACTGCAGAGGCCGCCTTCGAGTCGGTGGAATTCATTATGACCGAGGTCCCCTTCGGGTGGCTGGTGCGTTCGATCCATTCCTGGGCCGCCAACCTGATGATCTTCTTCGCATTTGTGCATCTGTTCTCGGTCTTTTTGTTGCGCGCCTATCGCCGTCCACGCGAACTGACATGGATCAGCGGAGCCCTGCTGTTGTTCCTTTCCCTGGCCTTCGGATTCTCCGGATATCTGCTCCCCTGGAATCAACTCGCGTACTTTGCCACCAAGGTCGGCACGGACATTCTCGGCGAGATCCCGTTAGTGGGAGACTGGTTGCTCCAGATTGCCCGTGGCGGAGACGATGTCACCGGGGCGACGTTGACGCGGTTCTTTGGGGTCCATGTCGCAGTGTTGCCCATGCTGGCCACGTTTTTTCTGATCGTGCATCTCGTACTGGTGCAGAAGCACGGCATGAGTGTTCCGATCTCCCAGAAACGAAAAGACTGCCCACAAATGCCGTTTGTGCCCAGCTTTGCCTTACGCGATCTGGTCGGTTGGACGCTGGCGTTGGGATTACTGGTGACGCTGGCATCGGTGTTCCCTTGGGAACTGGGAGTCAAGGCTGACCCGCTCGCTCCGGCACCGGCGGGAATCCGCCCCGAGTGGTTCTTCATGTTCATGTTTCAAACGCTCAAGTACATTCCGGGAAAGGTGTTCTTCATCGACGGAGAGCTGCTGGGCATCCTGATCTTTGCGGTGGGCGGCGCGGCGATGGTTTTGGTGCCGTTCCTCGACCGCAAGGCGCGCCACGAGCAACGCAACCTATTGTTCACCGTGATCGGCTGGGGTGTCATCGTGTATATCGTTGCTTTCACGATTCTTGGGTATCTTTCATGA
- a CDS encoding Rieske 2Fe-2S domain-containing protein — MSIGDQLHETRQSFSRRGFLNTLLGSSIAGLLGAVVYPLARFIVPPQQPEAATSQVVAARVGDLLPNSGKIFLFGKDPALLVLTNAGEYRAFSATCTHLDCTVQYRDDLKHIWCACHNGHYDLNGNNIAGPPPRPLALYDVAVRDDHIIVTRT; from the coding sequence ATGAGCATCGGGGACCAGTTGCACGAGACCAGACAATCGTTTTCCCGTCGCGGGTTTCTCAACACGCTCCTGGGATCGAGCATCGCGGGATTGCTGGGCGCCGTCGTGTATCCGCTGGCACGGTTCATCGTACCGCCGCAGCAGCCGGAGGCCGCCACATCCCAGGTCGTGGCCGCCCGTGTCGGTGATTTGCTGCCCAACAGCGGCAAGATCTTCCTCTTCGGCAAGGACCCGGCGCTCCTGGTCTTGACGAACGCCGGAGAGTACCGCGCGTTTTCGGCAACCTGTACCCATCTGGACTGCACGGTGCAGTATCGTGACGACCTCAAGCATATCTGGTGTGCGTGTCACAACGGGCACTATGACCTGAACGGAAACAACATTGCCGGCCCGCCGCCGCGACCGTTGGCCCTCTACGATGTCGCCGTCCGCGACGATCACATCATCGTGACCCGGACATGA
- a CDS encoding SH3 domain-containing protein — MKRYALIVALIVISGAIIGGTSAIAQVTVARETAVVERPTVNVRLGPRTDSDLLGQAVQGQEFPVIAKTRNWVKIHHPTYGDGWIYLPLVTIRTPPVVAPNPVVEEDNAQPETPGTVVSTSSRDWVLPVIVTVLVLVLILTIALTAGRGDQHLLHHHL, encoded by the coding sequence ATGAAGCGTTACGCGCTCATCGTTGCCCTGATCGTCATATCCGGCGCAATCATCGGCGGGACATCCGCCATCGCGCAGGTCACCGTGGCCCGGGAAACCGCAGTCGTCGAACGGCCGACGGTCAACGTCCGTCTGGGACCGAGGACCGACTCGGATTTGTTGGGCCAGGCCGTCCAGGGTCAGGAGTTTCCGGTCATCGCCAAGACCCGGAATTGGGTCAAGATTCACCACCCGACGTACGGGGACGGGTGGATCTATCTGCCCCTGGTGACGATCCGTACGCCGCCGGTCGTTGCTCCCAATCCCGTCGTGGAGGAGGACAACGCCCAACCCGAGACACCGGGTACCGTGGTCAGCACATCATCGCGTGACTGGGTTCTCCCGGTCATCGTGACGGTTTTGGTGCTGGTACTGATTCTGACCATCGCGCTGACGGCCGGGCGTGGCGATCAACATCTGTTGCATCACCATCTGTGA
- a CDS encoding cytochrome c3 family protein has protein sequence MNIMQGFGSRVYFIALIGVMVVLWGRTVTAQTGNSCVDCHAGLTIERLRTPAASFTEDIHYQKEFSCQDCHGGDPSTGHDAERAHDRAKGFRGAPRPSEIPALCAGCHSDVELMKRFNPKLRVDQMLEYRSSHHGKALAEGDDHVATCTSCHGIHGIRPIGDSRSPVYRTNVSTTCGECHGNDAHMRPYGIPTDQAQQYRSSVHGVKLLDEGDLAAPTCNNCHGNHGATPPGLSSISQVCGECHANNRDFFNASPHKAAFAELGLADCIICHGHHDIQFSTDAMLGVGEDALCITCHAEGDNGYIAAATMASALDTLKLTLAEAHTKIQRAQRGGVKVAGGRFDLHDADAALIKARTAVHHFNVEKFRAIIDEGLASARIVIDQGDRALNDLRMRRVGLAFTIPLILLVAVLLTLKIRQIERSRIHR, from the coding sequence ATGAACATTATGCAGGGGTTTGGCAGCCGGGTTTATTTCATCGCGCTGATCGGCGTGATGGTGGTCCTGTGGGGTCGGACAGTGACGGCGCAAACGGGAAACTCCTGCGTTGATTGCCATGCGGGCCTGACGATCGAACGGCTGCGCACGCCGGCTGCATCGTTTACAGAGGACATCCATTACCAGAAGGAGTTCTCGTGCCAGGATTGTCACGGCGGCGACCCGTCCACCGGACACGATGCCGAACGCGCCCACGATCGTGCGAAGGGATTTCGCGGCGCGCCACGGCCAAGCGAGATTCCGGCTTTGTGCGCGGGCTGTCATTCCGACGTCGAGCTGATGAAACGATTCAACCCAAAGCTGCGCGTCGATCAAATGCTGGAATATCGCTCGAGCCACCATGGAAAGGCGCTGGCCGAGGGGGACGACCACGTGGCGACCTGCACGTCGTGCCACGGCATCCATGGCATCCGGCCCATCGGCGATTCCCGCTCACCGGTCTACAGAACAAACGTGTCCACAACGTGCGGTGAATGCCACGGAAACGATGCCCACATGCGTCCGTATGGAATCCCGACCGATCAGGCGCAGCAGTATCGCTCCTCCGTTCACGGTGTGAAGCTTCTGGACGAGGGCGACCTGGCGGCGCCGACCTGCAACAACTGTCATGGGAATCATGGCGCAACGCCCCCGGGATTGTCTTCGATCTCTCAGGTCTGCGGCGAGTGCCATGCCAACAACCGTGACTTCTTCAACGCGAGTCCGCATAAGGCGGCATTCGCCGAATTGGGACTCGCCGACTGCATCATCTGTCATGGACATCATGACATTCAGTTTTCCACCGATGCAATGCTGGGGGTCGGCGAGGATGCCCTGTGCATCACCTGCCATGCCGAGGGTGATAACGGGTATATAGCGGCGGCCACGATGGCTTCGGCACTGGACACGCTGAAACTCACTCTGGCCGAAGCGCACACCAAAATTCAGCGGGCCCAACGAGGCGGCGTGAAAGTCGCAGGCGGAAGGTTCGACCTCCACGATGCCGATGCCGCCCTCATCAAGGCGCGCACCGCTGTGCATCACTTCAACGTCGAAAAGTTTCGCGCCATCATCGACGAGGGGCTTGCTTCGGCCCGGATCGTCATCGACCAGGGCGATCGTGCATTAAACGACCTGCGCATGCGGCGCGTCGGTCTCGCATTCACGATCCCTCTGATCTTGCTGGTCGCGGTACTCCTCACGCTGAAGATCCGTCAAATCGAGCGCTCCCGGATTCACCGGTAA
- a CDS encoding 4Fe-4S dicluster domain-containing protein, which translates to MGLDRRRFLTTLGATAAAVAVGRDANAERHAAADCDVAWGVLVDTVVCIGCRKCEWACEQEHKLLNDLLANYDDKSVFAEDRRPDDKRYTVVNEYRGSDQRPHTIKMQCMHCNQPACVSSCIVGALTKDPQGPVVYDAWKCIGCRYCMVACPFQIPAYEYHNALTPEVRKCTFCHERLARGEQPACVAICPNEALTFGRREDLIEVARARIRHNPGKYIDHIYGEHEVGGTAWLYLLASDVASTGLPELGSKPIPPLTESIQHGIFRSFVPPLALYALLGLVMYSTRRNGKSEPTAEDDVGPE; encoded by the coding sequence ATGGGACTTGACAGACGCCGATTTCTGACCACGCTGGGTGCCACGGCCGCGGCTGTTGCGGTCGGTCGCGACGCCAATGCCGAACGACATGCCGCTGCCGATTGCGACGTCGCTTGGGGCGTGCTGGTCGATACCGTGGTCTGCATCGGGTGCCGCAAGTGCGAGTGGGCCTGCGAACAGGAACACAAGCTGCTCAATGACCTCCTCGCCAACTACGACGACAAGAGCGTATTCGCTGAGGATCGACGCCCCGACGACAAACGCTACACGGTCGTCAATGAATACCGTGGCTCCGATCAGCGCCCGCACACGATCAAGATGCAGTGTATGCACTGCAACCAGCCGGCCTGTGTCTCCTCGTGCATCGTCGGCGCGCTGACCAAAGACCCGCAGGGGCCGGTCGTGTACGACGCCTGGAAGTGCATCGGTTGCCGCTACTGCATGGTGGCGTGCCCGTTTCAGATTCCGGCCTACGAATACCACAACGCGCTGACGCCGGAGGTGCGCAAGTGCACCTTCTGTCACGAACGCCTGGCGCGCGGCGAACAGCCGGCGTGCGTGGCCATCTGCCCCAATGAAGCGCTGACCTTCGGTCGTCGCGAGGATTTGATCGAAGTTGCAAGGGCACGGATTCGTCACAATCCCGGAAAGTACATCGATCACATCTATGGTGAGCACGAGGTCGGCGGTACCGCTTGGCTCTACCTGCTCGCGTCGGACGTCGCCTCGACCGGGCTTCCCGAACTGGGAAGCAAACCGATTCCGCCGCTGACCGAATCGATCCAGCACGGAATCTTCCGGTCGTTTGTACCGCCGTTGGCGCTGTACGCGTTGCTGGGGCTGGTCATGTACTCGACGCGTCGCAACGGAAAGTCTGAGCCCACCGCAGAGGACGATGTTGGCCCCGAATAA